The following are encoded in a window of Spirochaeta cellobiosiphila DSM 17781 genomic DNA:
- a CDS encoding ribonucleoside-diphosphate reductase subunit alpha: MYIVKRDGSKQEYFQVKIGDALTKAFHSADLEPSSSQLKQLLTDIETSLFQDQKSKQLITVEQIQDMVEQKLMAEGFYQVAKNYILYRDQHNKRREDRNALMMLIPECPNGNDPLLTLLLDIQNTYSEDVYHLGHLLHKYQAFYKPDLNRDKALELLVRAALELTVQEAPQWEYIASHLAYLRFQENLQPYLKEQNIANFYDKIAWLTDKGLYGDYILQNYTREDVEYFSQVMVEERNRLLTYSSLDILLKRYLIIDWQGRVIETPQELFMGIAMHLCMNEQQDRREWVIKTYDILSKLQVTMATPTLSNARKPFHQLSSCFIDTVPDSLDGIYRSINSFAQVSKFGGGMGLYFGKVRAVGSPIRGFKGAAGGVLRWIKLANDTAVAVDQLGVRQGAVAVYLDLWHKDIPEFLQLRTNNGDDRMKAHDVFPALCVPDYFWEQVNKGLEGEWQLMCPHEIQQSKGYHLEDFWGEEWTKRYKECLEDDTIDKRSIPIKDLVRMIIKSAVETGTPFIFNRDHVNRMNPNPHKGMIYCSNLCTEIAQNMSAVQSQSLTYTEEGDTVVIEKTLPGDFVVCNLASLVLGNIDTNKSGELEEIVNRIVRVLDNVIDLNFYPVTYAQITNKRYRSIGLGVNGYHHGLAKNKISWESKDHLEWADQIFERINYAAIQASSDLAKEKGSYAYFDGSDWAKGDYFDKRRYNSPSWVKLQEKVAQQGMRNAYLLAVAPTSSTSIVAGTTAGIDPIMNKYYLEEKKGMTVPRVAPDLNPSTFWLYKNAHNIDQDWSIKAAGIRQRHIDQSQSLNMYITTDFSLRQVLNLYLEAWKQGIKTIYYIRSKSLEVDDCDSCSA; encoded by the coding sequence ATGTATATAGTAAAACGTGATGGTTCTAAACAGGAATATTTCCAAGTAAAAATTGGGGATGCGCTCACTAAAGCCTTTCATAGTGCGGATTTAGAGCCATCTTCGAGTCAATTGAAACAGTTGTTAACAGATATTGAAACATCATTATTTCAAGACCAGAAATCAAAACAACTTATCACAGTTGAACAGATACAGGATATGGTAGAACAAAAGCTAATGGCAGAAGGCTTTTATCAAGTAGCCAAAAACTACATACTATACCGGGATCAACATAATAAGAGACGAGAAGATCGGAATGCTCTTATGATGTTGATCCCTGAGTGTCCCAATGGAAATGATCCTTTATTGACTTTGTTATTAGATATTCAAAATACCTATTCAGAGGACGTTTATCACCTGGGTCATCTATTACATAAGTATCAGGCCTTTTATAAGCCTGATCTTAACCGTGATAAAGCCCTTGAATTATTGGTAAGAGCTGCATTAGAGTTGACTGTTCAGGAAGCTCCCCAATGGGAATACATTGCTTCTCATTTGGCTTACTTAAGATTTCAGGAAAATCTGCAACCTTATCTAAAAGAACAAAATATAGCAAACTTTTATGACAAAATAGCATGGTTAACAGATAAAGGTCTCTATGGGGATTACATCCTTCAGAATTATACTAGGGAAGATGTTGAGTATTTTAGCCAAGTAATGGTTGAAGAGCGCAATCGTCTTTTGACCTATAGTTCTTTGGATATCTTATTAAAACGATACTTGATCATTGATTGGCAGGGAAGGGTAATAGAAACTCCCCAAGAGCTTTTCATGGGAATTGCTATGCATCTTTGTATGAATGAGCAACAGGATAGACGGGAATGGGTTATTAAAACATATGATATTTTGAGTAAGCTTCAAGTGACCATGGCAACACCTACTTTATCTAATGCTCGTAAACCTTTTCATCAGTTATCTTCCTGTTTTATCGATACTGTACCTGATTCTCTTGATGGGATATACCGTAGTATCAATAGTTTTGCTCAAGTCTCGAAATTCGGTGGAGGTATGGGGCTCTACTTTGGCAAGGTTCGAGCCGTAGGTTCTCCCATAAGAGGTTTTAAAGGGGCTGCAGGTGGTGTCCTTCGTTGGATAAAACTGGCTAACGATACAGCCGTAGCTGTAGACCAATTGGGCGTACGCCAAGGTGCTGTTGCTGTTTATTTGGATCTTTGGCATAAGGATATTCCTGAATTTCTCCAATTAAGAACTAATAATGGGGATGATAGAATGAAAGCTCATGATGTTTTCCCTGCTCTCTGTGTTCCTGATTACTTTTGGGAACAGGTTAATAAAGGGTTAGAGGGAGAATGGCAGCTTATGTGTCCCCATGAAATCCAGCAGTCTAAAGGTTATCATTTGGAAGATTTCTGGGGAGAGGAATGGACAAAGCGTTATAAGGAATGTCTGGAAGACGATACTATCGATAAAAGAAGTATTCCCATCAAAGATCTGGTCCGAATGATTATCAAATCTGCAGTTGAAACGGGAACTCCTTTTATTTTTAACAGGGATCATGTAAACCGAATGAATCCTAATCCTCATAAGGGAATGATCTATTGTTCCAATTTATGTACAGAAATTGCTCAGAATATGAGTGCTGTTCAGTCTCAGTCTCTCACATACACAGAAGAAGGTGATACAGTTGTCATTGAAAAGACATTACCAGGTGATTTTGTGGTGTGTAATTTGGCTTCTCTCGTATTAGGCAATATTGATACCAATAAGTCAGGTGAACTGGAAGAGATTGTCAATAGGATTGTTCGGGTTCTTGATAATGTCATTGATCTTAACTTTTATCCCGTAACCTATGCCCAAATCACGAATAAGCGTTATCGGTCCATAGGCTTAGGGGTTAATGGATATCATCATGGGTTGGCTAAAAACAAAATATCCTGGGAAAGCAAAGACCACCTGGAATGGGCAGATCAAATATTTGAACGTATTAATTATGCCGCGATCCAGGCTAGTAGTGATCTGGCTAAAGAAAAAGGAAGTTACGCCTATTTTGATGGTTCTGATTGGGCAAAGGGAGATTACTTCGACAAACGACGATATAACAGTCCTAGCTGGGTAAAGCTTCAGGAAAAAGTAGCTCAACAAGGAATGCGTAATGCCTATTTATTGGCTGTAGCCCCTACTAGTTCTACTTCCATAGTAGCTGGTACAACAGCAGGTATAGATCCCATAATGAATAAATACTACCTGGAAGAGAAGAAGGGGATGACTGTTCCACGAGTGGCTCCTGACTTAAATCCTTCTACCTTCTGGCTATATAAAAATGCTCATAATATTGACCAGGACTGGTCTATTAAGGCTGCTGGTATTCGTCAGCGGCATATTGACCAATCCCAGTCCCTTAATATGTATATCACCACAGATTTTAGTTTGCGTCAGGTTCTTAACCTGTATTTAGAAGCATGGAAGCAGGGCATTAAGACAATCTATTATATACGTTCCAAATCACTGGAAGTGGATGATTGCGACAGTTGTTCCGCATAA